A single Buchnera aphidicola (Hyperomyzus lactucae) DNA region contains:
- the zwf gene encoding glucose-6-phosphate dehydrogenase, which produces MITETNQACDLVIFGAKGDLTKRKLLPALYRLEKSKKIHKDTRIIFSGRANWSTKDYIIVAKTAIKNFLNEEIDSVIWKKFVSRLHFCNIDFCELLHFFRLKEILQKKKNIIIYYCAVPPNTLNAIFTGLGNANLNVIPARIVLEKPLGICLETSKKINNQISKYFLESQIFRIDHYLGKESILNLLALRFANSFFFHNWDNKIIDHIQITVSEEVGIEGRWNYFDQMGQMRDMVQNHLLQILTILAMDQPKNITSESIQYEKVKILRSLNPIDINNVHKTTVRGQYCSGMIKGKQVPSYLEEYGANKNSNTETFVAIKVYINNQKWFGIPFYLRTGKRLAQKYSEIVVFFKKVPINLFKNSNLELSQNKLIIRLEPNTNIKFNIFNKTPGLDREYQLENSQLESIHLYKKYSKNLIDAYERLLLESMRGVKSLFVCRDEVEAAWKWIDPIIDGWKKMKNNTPELYISGTWGPKNSDLLLARNNHFWHKFN; this is translated from the coding sequence ATGATCACAGAAACAAATCAAGCTTGCGATTTAGTAATTTTTGGAGCAAAAGGAGATTTAACGAAAAGAAAATTGTTACCTGCTTTATATAGATTAGAAAAATCTAAAAAAATACACAAAGATACACGTATAATTTTTTCAGGTCGTGCTAATTGGAGTACTAAAGACTATATAATAGTAGCAAAAACAGCAATAAAAAATTTTTTAAATGAAGAAATTGATAGTGTTATTTGGAAAAAATTTGTTTCACGTTTACATTTTTGTAATATTGATTTTTGTGAATTACTACATTTTTTTCGATTAAAAGAAATATTACAGAAAAAAAAAAATATCATTATTTATTATTGTGCAGTTCCTCCTAATACATTAAATGCTATTTTTACAGGTTTAGGAAATGCAAATTTAAATGTAATTCCAGCACGTATAGTTTTAGAAAAACCATTAGGAATTTGTTTAGAAACGTCAAAAAAAATTAATAATCAAATTTCTAAATATTTTCTAGAATCACAAATTTTTCGTATTGATCATTATCTAGGAAAAGAATCTATACTTAATCTTCTCGCTTTACGTTTTGCTAATTCATTTTTTTTTCATAACTGGGACAATAAAATTATTGATCATATTCAGATTACTGTATCCGAAGAAGTGGGAATTGAAGGTCGTTGGAATTACTTTGATCAAATGGGACAAATGAGAGATATGGTGCAAAATCATCTTTTGCAAATACTAACCATTCTTGCCATGGATCAACCGAAAAATATTACATCTGAAAGTATCCAATATGAAAAAGTAAAAATACTACGTTCTCTTAATCCAATTGACATTAATAATGTTCATAAAACAACTGTTCGAGGACAATATTGTTCTGGAATGATCAAAGGGAAACAAGTACCGTCTTATTTAGAAGAATATGGTGCGAATAAAAATAGTAATACTGAAACTTTTGTTGCTATTAAAGTTTATATTAATAATCAAAAATGGTTTGGTATTCCATTTTATCTGAGAACAGGAAAACGTTTAGCACAAAAATATTCTGAAATAGTAGTTTTTTTTAAGAAAGTACCTATAAATTTATTTAAAAATTCAAATTTAGAATTATCACAAAACAAGCTAATCATACGTTTAGAACCAAATACAAATATTAAATTTAATATTTTCAATAAAACACCGGGATTAGACAGAGAATATCAACTAGAAAATTCTCAATTAGAATCTATTCATTTGTATAAAAAATATTCTAAAAATTTAATTGATGCTTATGAAAGATTATTATTAGAGAGTATGAGAGGCGTAAAATCATTATTTGTATGTCGTGATGAAGTGGAAGCAGCATGGAAGTGGATAGATCCGATTATAGATGGATGGAAAAAAATGAAAAATAATACTCCTGAATTATATATATCAGGAACTTGGGGACCAAAAAATTCAGATTTACTACTTGCTCGTAATAATCATTTTTGGCATAAATTTAATTAA
- the htpX gene encoding protease HtpX, whose protein sequence is MIRIILFLLTNLAVMLIFSLILNLTGIQSNNIYSLLIMSSLFGFSGSILSLILSKWIALRSVNGKIITHPRNEMENWLIDTIREQSIKKGIIMPQIAIYHAPDINAFATGARRNSALIAISTGLLENMTRHEAEAVIAHEISHISNGDMITMTLVQGVVNTFVIFISRVLSQIISSTISSNRNENNVEERNPFLYFLISTFLELIFGVLASIITMWFSRHREFYADASSAKLVGREKMISALNRLKTSHEPQESDSMIAFCIHGKSNSFLKLFASHPTLEKRIQALYKKEYM, encoded by the coding sequence ATGATACGTATTATTCTTTTCTTATTAACTAATTTAGCAGTTATGTTAATATTTAGTCTGATTCTTAATCTTACAGGTATTCAGTCTAATAATATTTATAGTTTATTAATTATGTCGAGTTTATTTGGTTTTAGTGGTTCTATTTTATCATTAATTCTATCAAAATGGATCGCATTAAGATCTGTAAATGGAAAAATTATCACTCATCCTCGGAATGAAATGGAAAATTGGCTAATAGATACTATTCGCGAACAATCTATTAAAAAAGGCATTATTATGCCTCAAATAGCAATATATCATGCACCTGATATTAATGCATTTGCAACAGGTGCGCGTCGTAATTCTGCTCTAATTGCTATTTCCACGGGACTATTGGAAAATATGACTCGTCATGAAGCAGAAGCTGTAATTGCACATGAAATCAGTCATATTTCCAATGGTGATATGATCACTATGACATTAGTTCAAGGTGTCGTTAATACTTTCGTTATTTTCATATCTCGTGTTCTTTCACAAATAATTAGCAGTACAATATCAAGCAATCGAAATGAAAATAATGTAGAAGAACGAAATCCTTTTCTATATTTTTTAATTTCTACATTCTTAGAGTTAATTTTTGGTGTTTTAGCTAGTATTATTACCATGTGGTTTTCTAGACATCGTGAATTTTATGCTGATGCTAGCTCTGCAAAATTAGTAGGTCGTGAAAAAATGATTTCTGCATTAAATCGTTTAAAAACAAGTCATGAACCTCAAGAATCTGATAGTATGATTGCATTTTGCATTCATGGAAAATCTAATTCTTTTCTAAAATTATTTGCATCTCATCCAACTCTAGAAAAAAGAATTCAAGCACTATATAAAAAAGAATATATGTAG
- the cspC gene encoding cold shock-like protein CspC — MAKIKGQVKWFNESKGFGFITPSDGSKDVFVHFSSIQGNGFKTLSEGQNVEFEIQDGQKGPAAVNVFSI, encoded by the coding sequence ATGGCTAAGATTAAAGGTCAAGTTAAGTGGTTCAACGAGTCTAAAGGTTTTGGTTTTATTACGCCATCAGATGGAAGCAAAGATGTCTTTGTTCATTTTTCTTCAATTCAAGGAAACGGCTTTAAGACCTTGAGTGAAGGACAAAACGTTGAATTTGAAATTCAAGATGGACAAAAAGGTCCTGCTGCAGTAAATGTTTTTTCTATATAA